One segment of Mugil cephalus isolate CIBA_MC_2020 chromosome 14, CIBA_Mcephalus_1.1, whole genome shotgun sequence DNA contains the following:
- the LOC125020234 gene encoding uncharacterized protein LOC125020234 isoform X2 translates to MEVTEDYRASVGMEAPAGMVEPEEESCACRGCHTCFPIGCCSGGVHEKSTFHFRCADQGSCGVAGRPMVTVDSGTGIGSGESAVTAGSQADALFRTGPKMMVSRSMEILPLSPWTLSARLAQLTQPEGEIKCVLVLHLISAAFATAALGLMSKHLPYRQDSYHCEHCHRLELHAVQHCFRKCTGQIEQKCKLLIDGILGTLVIFLVLELLICITAMLFGLSVLAAGGNQATSQRPLSPPTRPPPVSDVQAAATAIEPSQVAVVVTEPESEQVEDISTPPTEPQVEPIETVATEP, encoded by the exons ATGGAGGTGACGGAGGACTACAGGGCCTCCGTGGGGATGGAGGCACCGGCTGGGATGGTGGAGCCAGAGGAGGAAAGTTGTGCATGTCGAGGATGTCATACTTGTTTTCCAATCGGATGTTGTAGTGGTGGCGTGCACGAGAAGAGCACCTTTCACTTCCGCTGCGCAGACCAGGGCTCATGTGGAGTGGCGGGACGACCAATGGTGACGGTAGACTCAGGAACGGGGATAGGGTCCGGAGAGTCAGCGGTGACAGCAGGCTCACAGGCGGATGCGCTGTTCCGAACTGGTCCAAAGATGATGGTGTCGAGGAGCATGGAGATTCTCCCTTTAAGCCCCTGGACTTTGTCGGCCAGGCTAGCGCAGCTGACACAACCGGAGGGAGAG ATAAAATGCGTCCTGGTGTTGCACCTCATCAGTGCTGCATTTGCCACTGCAGCTCTGGGTTTGATGTCCAAACACCTCCCCTACCGCCAGGACTCTTACCACTGTGAACACTGCCACAGACTGGAGCTACATGCTGTG CAACATTGTTTCAGGAAATGCACCGGTCAGATCGAGCAAAAGTGTAAA CTGTTGATTGATGGTATTTTGGGGACACTGGTGATCTTCCTGGTGCTGGAGCTGTTGATCTGCATTACTGCCATGCTGTTTGGACTGAGTGTCCTAGCTGCTGGTGGAAACCAG GCTACTAGCCAGAGACCTCTCAGTCCACCCACTCGCCCCCCACCTGTTTCTGATGTTCAAGCTGCTGCAACTGCAATTGAGCCGTCTCAG GTGGCTGTAGTTGTGACAGAACCAGAATCAGAGCAGGTGGAGGACATCTCCACCCCACCTACTGAACCCCAGGTGGAGCCAATAGAAACTGTGGCCACAGAACCCTGA
- the LOC125020234 gene encoding uncharacterized protein LOC125020234 isoform X1, with translation MEVTEDYRASVGMEAPAGMVEPEEESCACRGCHTCFPIGCCSGGVHEKSTFHFRCADQGSCGVAGRPMVTVDSGTGIGSGESAVTAGSQADALFRTGPKMMVSRSMEILPLSPWTLSARLAQLTQPEGEIKCVLVLHLISAAFATAALGLMSKHLPYRQDSYHCEHCHRLELHAVQHCFRKCTGQIEQKCKLLIDGILGTLVIFLVLELLICITAMLFGLSVLAAGGNQATSQRPLSPPTRPPPVSDVQAAATAIEPSQQVAVVVTEPESEQVEDISTPPTEPQVEPIETVATEP, from the exons ATGGAGGTGACGGAGGACTACAGGGCCTCCGTGGGGATGGAGGCACCGGCTGGGATGGTGGAGCCAGAGGAGGAAAGTTGTGCATGTCGAGGATGTCATACTTGTTTTCCAATCGGATGTTGTAGTGGTGGCGTGCACGAGAAGAGCACCTTTCACTTCCGCTGCGCAGACCAGGGCTCATGTGGAGTGGCGGGACGACCAATGGTGACGGTAGACTCAGGAACGGGGATAGGGTCCGGAGAGTCAGCGGTGACAGCAGGCTCACAGGCGGATGCGCTGTTCCGAACTGGTCCAAAGATGATGGTGTCGAGGAGCATGGAGATTCTCCCTTTAAGCCCCTGGACTTTGTCGGCCAGGCTAGCGCAGCTGACACAACCGGAGGGAGAG ATAAAATGCGTCCTGGTGTTGCACCTCATCAGTGCTGCATTTGCCACTGCAGCTCTGGGTTTGATGTCCAAACACCTCCCCTACCGCCAGGACTCTTACCACTGTGAACACTGCCACAGACTGGAGCTACATGCTGTG CAACATTGTTTCAGGAAATGCACCGGTCAGATCGAGCAAAAGTGTAAA CTGTTGATTGATGGTATTTTGGGGACACTGGTGATCTTCCTGGTGCTGGAGCTGTTGATCTGCATTACTGCCATGCTGTTTGGACTGAGTGTCCTAGCTGCTGGTGGAAACCAG GCTACTAGCCAGAGACCTCTCAGTCCACCCACTCGCCCCCCACCTGTTTCTGATGTTCAAGCTGCTGCAACTGCAATTGAGCCGTCTCAG caGGTGGCTGTAGTTGTGACAGAACCAGAATCAGAGCAGGTGGAGGACATCTCCACCCCACCTACTGAACCCCAGGTGGAGCCAATAGAAACTGTGGCCACAGAACCCTGA
- the LOC125020234 gene encoding uncharacterized protein LOC125020234 isoform X3 has translation MEVTEDYRASVGMEAPAGMVEPEEESCACRGCHTCFPIGCCSGGVHEKSTFHFRCADQGSCGVAGRPMVTVDSGTGIGSGESAVTAGSQADALFRTGPKMMVSRSMEILPLSPWTLSARLAQLTQPEGEIKCVLVLHLISAAFATAALGLMSKHLPYRQDSYHCEHCHRLELHAVLLIDGILGTLVIFLVLELLICITAMLFGLSVLAAGGNQATSQRPLSPPTRPPPVSDVQAAATAIEPSQQVAVVVTEPESEQVEDISTPPTEPQVEPIETVATEP, from the exons ATGGAGGTGACGGAGGACTACAGGGCCTCCGTGGGGATGGAGGCACCGGCTGGGATGGTGGAGCCAGAGGAGGAAAGTTGTGCATGTCGAGGATGTCATACTTGTTTTCCAATCGGATGTTGTAGTGGTGGCGTGCACGAGAAGAGCACCTTTCACTTCCGCTGCGCAGACCAGGGCTCATGTGGAGTGGCGGGACGACCAATGGTGACGGTAGACTCAGGAACGGGGATAGGGTCCGGAGAGTCAGCGGTGACAGCAGGCTCACAGGCGGATGCGCTGTTCCGAACTGGTCCAAAGATGATGGTGTCGAGGAGCATGGAGATTCTCCCTTTAAGCCCCTGGACTTTGTCGGCCAGGCTAGCGCAGCTGACACAACCGGAGGGAGAG ATAAAATGCGTCCTGGTGTTGCACCTCATCAGTGCTGCATTTGCCACTGCAGCTCTGGGTTTGATGTCCAAACACCTCCCCTACCGCCAGGACTCTTACCACTGTGAACACTGCCACAGACTGGAGCTACATGCTGTG CTGTTGATTGATGGTATTTTGGGGACACTGGTGATCTTCCTGGTGCTGGAGCTGTTGATCTGCATTACTGCCATGCTGTTTGGACTGAGTGTCCTAGCTGCTGGTGGAAACCAG GCTACTAGCCAGAGACCTCTCAGTCCACCCACTCGCCCCCCACCTGTTTCTGATGTTCAAGCTGCTGCAACTGCAATTGAGCCGTCTCAG caGGTGGCTGTAGTTGTGACAGAACCAGAATCAGAGCAGGTGGAGGACATCTCCACCCCACCTACTGAACCCCAGGTGGAGCCAATAGAAACTGTGGCCACAGAACCCTGA
- the LOC125020233 gene encoding zinc finger BED domain-containing protein 4-like, whose translation MGRATLVHQHCAESSRGKPRIGACIALRKNHVTDTGTVSFGCAAPKCVYKETNCINMSWVCRMEFCLIMDRPRKFTPVWNNFDLVTPNKVKCRLCSTELSYINKSTSSMLRHYRARHGNEELADTRESTPVPNKQAVDEAVVNMIIKDCQPLSFVENEGFRELLKLIVPLYALPSRKTIKDLVSQRYEEEKEKTKKDLQSAVAVTLTADMWTSMNMEAYLAVTGHYMDKESHELHSSVLAVQHFPQKHTAENIATVKRSLMEEWGIAGKVRCLVTDAAANMTACARMLQIRHTICIAHSLNLIVRKSCDQIPTITEIRNKTQQNKTRHIVTYFRSSVTAKEKLTQIQQQLGTPGHKLINEVPTRWNSTYQMFERMTEQKEAVWVSLASLKRDITPLTPEECQIIEEMLRVLAPFDQATRELSEEKRVSGSKVIPMMRMLHIELQRQATTVTKTAAQQLAENLRKRLTDAICGM comes from the exons ATGGGACGAGCGACACTGGTGCATCAGCACTGTGCCGAGAGCTCAAGAGGGAAACCTCGTATCGGTGCGTGTATTGCTTTAAGAAAGAATCACGTGACCGATACAGGAACTGTATCGTTTGGATGTGCCGCGCCAAAGTGTGTTTATAAGGAGACGAACTGTATCAACATGTCGTGGGTTTGTCGGATGGAGTTTTGCTTGATCATGGATCGTCCTAGGAAGTTTACCCCGGTGTGGAATAATTTTGATCTTGTGACGCCAAACAAG GTGAAGTGTCGGCTCTGCTCCACAGAGCTATCTTATATCAATAAGAGCACTTCATCAATGCTGAGGCATTATAGAGCTCGGCATGGCAATGAAGAATTGGCAGATACTCGTGAGAGTACCCCAG TTCCTAACAAGCAAGCAGTGGATGAGGCAGTGGTCAATATGATCATCAAAGACTGTCAGCCACTCAGCTTTGTTGAAAATGAGGGATTCAGGGAGCTCCTGAAGCTTATTGTACCCTTGTATGCTCTACCAAGCAGGAAG ACCATCAAGGACTTGGTGAGCCAGAGatatgaggaggaaaaggagaaaaccaAAAAGGACCTCCAGAGTGCCGTTGCTGTTACTTTAACAGCTGATATGTGGACGTCTATGAATATGGAGGCATATCTAGCTGTTACTGGACACTATATGGACAAAGAAAGCCATGAACTCCATTCATCAGTCTTGGCAGTGCAGCATTTtcctcagaaacacacagcagaaaacattGCCACGGTTAAAAGGAGCCTCATGGAGGAGTGGGGCATAGCAGGAAAGGTCAGGTGTCTTGTCACTGATGCAGCAGCAAACATGACTGCATGTGCTCGAATGCTGCAAATACGGCATACCATTTGTATAGCCCATTCCCTGAATTTAATTGTGAGAAAATCATGTGATCAAATACCAACAATAACTGAAATACGCAACAAaacgcaacaaaacaaaacacgacaCATTGTGACATACTTTCGATCGAGCGTGACTGCTAAAGAGAAGCTCACTCAAATACAGCAACAGCTGGGAACACCGGGCCATAAATTAATAAACGAGGTGCCAACACGATGGAACAGTACCTACCAAATGTTTGAAAGGATGACTGAGCAGAAGGAGGCAGTCTGGGTGTCACTGGCCTCATTAAAACGTGACATCACTCCACTGACTCCAGAAGAATGTCAGATCATTGAAGAGATGCTCAGGGTTCTTGCTCCTTTTGACCAAGCTACAAGAGAACTGTCTGAGGAAAAAAGGGTCTCTGGGTCGAAGGTCATTCCCATGATGAGAATGCTCCACATTGAGCTTCAACGTCAGGccacaacagtgacaaaaacagcTGCTCAGCAACTAGCTGAAAACCTGAGGAAGCGGCTAACTGACGCTATTTGCGGCATGTAA